Proteins encoded in a region of the bacterium (Candidatus Blackallbacteria) CG13_big_fil_rev_8_21_14_2_50_49_14 genome:
- a CDS encoding aminodeoxychorismate/anthranilate synthase component II, which yields MILIIDNYDSFVYNLYQALAGAGADCQVVRNDALRVTEVLELAPQAVVLSPGPGRPEQAGICLELITAIAGRFPLLGVCLGHQSIAQAFGGKIVRTQALHGKTSAIQHQQQGLFAGLPSPMQVARYHSLMAERESLPDCLEITAESEEGLIMGLRHRSLPIEGVQFHPESIATPEGPRLLKNFLKTLEVLV from the coding sequence ATGATTCTGATCATCGACAACTATGACTCTTTTGTATATAACCTTTACCAAGCCCTGGCGGGTGCAGGCGCAGACTGTCAGGTTGTGCGCAACGACGCCCTGCGTGTAACAGAAGTTCTTGAACTGGCTCCCCAGGCCGTGGTGCTTTCCCCCGGCCCCGGCCGGCCGGAGCAGGCCGGCATTTGCCTGGAGCTGATCACGGCCATAGCAGGACGTTTTCCCCTGCTCGGTGTCTGTTTAGGCCACCAATCCATCGCCCAGGCCTTTGGCGGAAAAATTGTACGCACCCAAGCCCTGCATGGCAAAACCTCAGCCATTCAGCACCAGCAGCAGGGGCTTTTCGCGGGCCTTCCTTCTCCCATGCAGGTTGCCCGCTACCACTCTCTGATGGCTGAGCGCGAAAGTCTGCCTGACTGCCTCGAAATTACCGCAGAAAGCGAAGAGGGCCTGATCATGGGCTTGCGCCACCGCAGCCTGCCGATTGAAGGGGTACAGTTTCACCCCGAATCGATCGCCACGCCGGAAGGCCCCCGCCTGTTGAAAAATTTTCTCAAAACTTTGGAGGTTTTGGTATGA
- a CDS encoding anthranilate synthase component I: MQLQRLTREIPMDTLTPLSAWLRLRQTAQPGFLFESAGSDLSQARYSILGFAPDEILTLQAGVLSRQTTQGREILPGHPLETLKAKLQAEKMLTDPSLPPFTGGYVGYLGYDCVQYLEKIPLPAEASPLPEACLMRFARVLVFDHLKRKILLVAHLPLEASAAELNRAQTDLQILQAQLRHPVAAEALLELPDPPPAEPPLGRMGEAAFCEKVSQLQEAIAEGEIFQAVLSEQFRTPLEGDPFTLYRILRSLNPSPYLYYLDMGGPVLLGTSPEMLVKSNGSEAATCPIAGTRRRGHTPAEDQALAQELIADEKERAEHLMLVDLGRNDLGRVSQPGSVEVSRYMELEYFSHVMHLVSLVEGQLAEGKTALDALFACFPAGTLSGAPKIRAMELLGQLEPVRRGWYGGAVFYHGFEGQLDACITIRSLAIHQGEAILQAGAGVVADSIPRQEYLEVRNKARVLFQALQSANALATQTPTGAMA, translated from the coding sequence ATGCAGCTTCAGCGCCTGACCCGCGAAATCCCAATGGATACCCTCACGCCGCTTTCTGCCTGGCTGCGCCTGCGCCAAACCGCCCAACCCGGTTTTCTGTTTGAAAGCGCAGGCTCAGACCTGAGCCAGGCCCGTTACAGCATTTTGGGATTTGCACCAGATGAAATTCTTACCCTGCAGGCAGGTGTTTTAAGTCGCCAAACCACCCAAGGCAGAGAAATTCTGCCCGGCCACCCGCTGGAAACCCTCAAAGCCAAACTGCAAGCTGAAAAAATGCTGACAGACCCCAGCCTGCCACCCTTTACAGGGGGCTATGTGGGCTATCTGGGCTATGACTGTGTCCAATACCTTGAAAAAATCCCTTTGCCCGCAGAGGCTTCTCCCCTGCCCGAAGCCTGTCTAATGCGTTTCGCACGCGTGCTGGTCTTTGATCATCTCAAGCGTAAAATCCTCTTGGTGGCTCACCTGCCCCTTGAAGCCAGTGCAGCCGAACTCAACCGCGCCCAGACCGATCTGCAGATTTTACAGGCCCAATTGCGCCATCCCGTGGCCGCCGAAGCCCTGCTTGAACTGCCCGACCCGCCCCCGGCAGAGCCCCCCTTGGGGCGCATGGGTGAAGCCGCCTTCTGCGAAAAAGTCAGCCAGCTTCAGGAAGCGATTGCAGAAGGTGAAATTTTTCAGGCTGTTCTCTCAGAACAATTTCGCACCCCCCTGGAAGGAGACCCCTTCACTCTCTACCGCATTCTGCGCAGTTTGAACCCCTCGCCCTATCTCTACTATTTGGATATGGGCGGCCCCGTCTTATTGGGCACCTCCCCCGAAATGCTGGTAAAATCCAACGGCAGCGAAGCTGCCACCTGCCCGATTGCAGGCACCCGCCGCCGAGGCCATACCCCCGCTGAAGACCAAGCCCTGGCACAGGAATTAATCGCCGATGAAAAAGAGCGGGCCGAACACCTGATGCTGGTCGATTTGGGCCGCAACGATCTGGGCCGGGTTTCTCAGCCTGGCAGCGTAGAAGTCAGTCGCTATATGGAACTTGAGTATTTTTCCCATGTCATGCATTTGGTCTCGCTGGTCGAAGGCCAACTGGCCGAAGGCAAAACAGCCCTGGATGCACTTTTTGCCTGTTTTCCGGCAGGCACCCTTTCTGGCGCCCCCAAAATTCGGGCCATGGAACTGCTCGGCCAACTGGAACCCGTGCGCCGGGGTTGGTATGGGGGAGCCGTCTTTTATCACGGCTTTGAAGGACAACTCGATGCCTGCATCACGATTCGCAGTCTGGCCATTCACCAGGGAGAAGCCATTCTCCAGGCGGGTGCGGGCGTGGTCGCAGATTCCATTCCCCGCCAGGAATATTTAGAAGTGCGCAACAAAGCCCGTGTCCTCTTTCAGGCCCTGCAAAGCGCCAATGCCCTGGCCACTCAAACCCCCACAGGAGCTATGGCATGA